One window of the Tachypleus tridentatus isolate NWPU-2018 chromosome 10, ASM421037v1, whole genome shotgun sequence genome contains the following:
- the LOC143229883 gene encoding uncharacterized protein LOC143229883: MIKVLVILGFFVATEAGYIGAGGGGTGGLYGGGGGGGFANLVPVQIGAGGGYGRQPVYPSIPTPYSFSYAAPALGGFSARQESGDGYGRVRGSYKLSGADGRQRKVQYTAGPEGFRAHIYTNEPGTKSENPADVVVQSSAPVAPPYYPPRRHYGYGGSAGGGGHKKYIIVPSGGPWQ, translated from the exons ATGATTAAG GTATTAGTTATTCTTGGATTCTTCGTTGCTACTGAAGCAGGTTACATTGGAGCAGGAGGAGGGGGTACAGGTGGACTCTATGGTGGAGGTGGAGGAGGTGGCTTTGCCAACTTGGTTCCCGTGCAGATC GGTGCCGGAGGAGGCTATGGCCGACAACCAGTGTACCCTTCTATTCCTACACCTTACAGTTTCAGCTATGCTGCCCCTGCTCTTGGTGGGTTTAGTGCACGCCAGGAATCTGGTGATGGATACGGAAGGGTGAGAGGATCGTATAAACTTTCTGGTGCTGATGGACGCCAGAGAAAAGTTCAATACACAGCAGGTCCAGAGGGATTCAGAGCTCATATCTACACCAATGAACCAGGCACAAAGAGTGAAAACCCTGCTGATGTCGTTGTCCAATCTTCTGCTCCTGTTGCACCTCCTTATTACCCACCAAGACGACACTATGGATACGGAGGCTCTGCTGGTGGTGGTGGTcacaagaaatatattattgtccCAAGTGGTGGCCCTTGGCAATAA